A portion of the Carassius carassius chromosome 42, fCarCar2.1, whole genome shotgun sequence genome contains these proteins:
- the LOC132124245 gene encoding protein phosphatase 1 regulatory subunit 17-like — MLSSKYGRAFVMHISVCVCVCVCVCVLSMSCYLIPEQTAVGSISTDCVRSLSDKAEHTLTMHEHLYVNTEMENQKQSSEEHQQDKLGQKKPRRKDTPVLNSPPLIPGVRLMKTEVQMIHQEDEEKEMKK; from the exons ATGCTTTCCAGTAAATATGGCAGAGCCTTTGTCAtgcatataagtgtgtgtgtgtgtgtgtgtgtgtgtgtgtgtgtattgagcaTGAGCTGTTATCTGATACCTGAACAGACTGCTGTGGGGAGCATCTCCACTGACTGTGTGAGGTCACTCTCAGACAAAGCTGAACACACACTCACCATGCACGAACATCTCT ATGTGAACACTGAAATGGAAAATCAGAAGCAGAGCTCCGAGGAACATCAGCAGGACAAACTGGGACAGAAGAAACCCCGCAGGAAAGACACTCCCGTACTCAACAGCCCTCCACTCATACCAG GCGTGAGACTGATGAAGACAGAGGTTCAAATGATTCATCAGGAGGATGAGGAGAAGGAGATGAAGAAGTAG
- the LOC132124236 gene encoding protein ITPRID1-like has translation MTATMSTSKSAARRAILQASRTRWNRTDSFDIVPVINSDTSKCDEGNVERWLTTISKDDAKPEVVLETKVKPIRTNESGEDDLALGVEASLYGRHSLRSVRDLLRSSQDPPALSRWNSISSNASIPSDVSIMDVLNILEDDPEELLLDLGFGTEEPDIRGRIPARFLNYQSSARGISFQLFLEAQQNRMDVENEDVRNRFRQLEVLQQITTTFTSLVGANTQDADKSTASQMSAEARERRKRMAMILRRASKKSLSQAKTLQNQHTPHPVTSSALSGPYGMPMVDKRIPSKRTRMSDNSCLSPLEEEQSIISEADEPVLNSLTTRGTSDLLKLDFLPSSTKESLQQPVESFELEEIQSFDEGSVPGSCNGPVDPGGERIGSYVMRTNSCQSDSSGFLEDPFIPALSQQNNPGPELMKMLNAISQNSTEDQQRGSEVRETEDPSTDKQNCETESNQKHSLMAHSGKTVLGTADSETVFDSRELRKIISEKENSLSPDITKVSNNGVYTLAYFVQMDPVSYQTEICNLLQGSGSPDRRVYREGISLFEELKSAETNLHLSPTNLRTDVVDNFTNNLQLDKKDPALDLMQESPACTQGKTGTSDAAVGHNSPTALKLRRESFSRKSCSDVITDNDSGAAQTPNTLTPFTSMDTSPPHLWNNEECSGDLGCLGTRSISLDTGLSYEEEDHRLQGVLWAGAQRCFYCGSQIGHNNGWAKPQPEPSPSLPYSLDELEDMVKCLRKFQAVLTEIEVRLEEEQASVIGSLSDSHREEVEDVLRLRAAVKHEAGTLEQQLSDLVHHYDDSIKMKLNRLMDEQSQLCTQLRIRPSYTPHSEPTSTRSVAIQCCLPPITSSPQRCVHHHCTCHGACQDPHRFSCQNQWEANCKPDRLDFVAFIKSLKNSLQHSIKNNQLE, from the exons CATCTTTATATGGCAGACACTCTCTCAGGTCTGTACGAGACCTTCTGAG GTCATCTCAAGATCCTCCTGCTCTGTCCAGGTGGAACAGCATTTCATCGAATGCCTCAATACCATCAGACGTCAG TATAATGGACGTGTTGAACATATTGGAGGATGACCCTGAAGAACTGTTGCTGGATTTAGGTTTTGGAACTGAAGAGCCTGACATTAGAGGGAGAATCCCAGCCCGATTCCTCAATTACCAGTCCTCCGCTCGTGGAATCAGCTTTCAGCTCTTTCTGGAAGCTCAGCAGAACCGAATGGATGTTGAAAATGAGGATGTCAGAA ATCGGTTTAGGCAACTTGAGGTTCTTCAGCAGATCACCACAACTTTCACCTCTCTGGTCGGTGCAAATACTCAGGATGCGGACAAGTCTACAGCCTCCCAGATGTCTGCAGAGGCACGGGAGAGGAGAAAACGCATGGCCATGATTCTGCGTAGAGCCTCCAAGAAAAGCCTCAGCCAAGCCAAAACGTTACAGAACCAGCACACGCCCCATCCTGTGACCTCCTCAGCCCTGTCCGGCCCATATGGGATGCCAATGGTAGATAAAAGGATCCCTTCCAAACGCACAAGGATGTCGGACAACAGCTGTCTCTCCCCACTAGAAGAGGAGCAAAGCATTATTTCAGAGGCAGATGAGCCGGTTCTAAACAGCTTGACGACAAGAGGAACATCAGACCTTCTGAAGCTTGATTTTCTCCCATCTTCAACCAAAGAGAGTCTGCAACAGCCTGTTGAATCTTTCGAGCTGGAAGAG ATCCAGAGTTTTGACGAAGGAAGTGTTCCTGGGAGCTGCAATGGTCCAGTGGATCCTGGAG GTGAAAGAATCGGGTCTTATGTGATGAGAACGAACAGTTGTCAATCAGACAGCAGCGGCTTCCTTGAGGATCCCTTCATACCTGCGCTGTCCCAACAAAACAACCCTGGACCCGAGCTCATGAAG ATGCTGAATGCAATATCACAAAATAGCACAGAGGATCAACAAAGGGGATCAGAAGTGCGAGAAACAGAGGATCCCTCTACAGATAAACAGAACTGTGAAACAGAGTCAAACCAAAAACACTCGCTTATGGCACACTCTGGCAAAACTGTTCTGGGAACAGCAGACTCTGAAACTGTGTTTGACTCAAGAGAGTTGAGGAAAATAATAAGtgaaaaagaaaactctttatcACCAGATATTACTAAAGTTAGCAATAATGGTGTTTACACTCTAGCATACTTTGTTCAAATGGATCCCGTCAGTTATCAGACTGAAATTTGTAACCTACTGCAAGGATCAGGAAGTCCAGACCGACGTGTTTATAGGGAAGGCATTTCCCTGTTTGAGGAATTGAAATCTGCCGAGACAAACTTGCACTTGAGTCCTACTAATCTGAGGACAGATGTTGtggataactttacaaataaTCTTCAGCTGGACAAAAAAGATCCAGCTTTGGATCTGATGCAGGAATCTCCAGCTTGTACCCAGGGCAAAACTGGGACCTCTGATGCAGCCGTTGGACACAATTCCCCCACAGCGCTCAAACTCAGGAGAGAGTCTTTCTCCAGGAAGTCCTGTTCTGATGTGATCACAGATAATGACTCAGGAGCAGCACAAACACCTAACACATTGACGCCGTTCACATCTATGGACACATCTCCACCTCACTTATGGAACAATGAGGAATGTTCTGGAGATCTTGGGTGTTTGGGCACACGGTCAATATCTTTGGACACGGGACTGTCATATGAGGAGGAGGATCACAGACTGCAGGGCGTATTGTGGGCAGGGGCGCAGCGATGCTTCTACTGCGGGTCCCAAATCGGCCACAATAATGGCTGGGCAAAACCTCAACCTGAGCCGTCCCCCAGTCTGCCT TACTCTCTGGATGAGCTTGAAGACATGGTGAAATGTTTGAGGAAGTTCCAGGCAGTTCTGACAGAAATTGAAGTGAGACTAGAAGAAGAGCAAGCATCTGTGATCGGATCTCTGTCAGATTCCCACAG GGAGGAAGTGGAAGATGTTTTGAGGCTACGAGCAGCTGTCAAGCATGAAGCCGGGACGCTTGAACAGCAGCTGTCTGATCTGGTACATCACTATGATGACAGCATTAAAATG AAGCTGAATCGGCTCATGGATGAACAGTCTCAGCTGTGTACCCAACTGCGAATTAGACCCTCTTATACGCCCCATTCAGAACCCACCTCAACCAGGAGCGTGGCCATTCAGTGCTGCCTGCCACCCATCACATCCAGTCCACAGCGGTGTGTCCATCATCACTGCACCTGTCATGGGGCATGTCAAGATCCACACCGGTTCTCCTGTCAAAACCAATGGGAGGCTAATTGCAAACCAGACAGGCTGGACTTTGTAGCTTTTATTAAAAGT ttgaaAAATTCATTACAACATTCAATCAAAAATAACCAGTTGGAATAA